In one window of Canis lupus baileyi chromosome 12, mCanLup2.hap1, whole genome shotgun sequence DNA:
- the ADGRF3 gene encoding adhesion G-protein coupled receptor F3 isoform X7 — translation MDFPDQTWPLALSGTLTLPLASASSSPGTLTGLSLTTECNVDHEGYSHCACLSGYQWNASVCSHHQACQMPHNHRPCGCLVFSPAEAGYCQLLPPAPGTLSPNSWVQTPGSTLNLTLVKNHETTDLDWFLRPPGSPTPILLQPGTHVSLTSSPGQAVLSILNVSHKWAGEYTCCFEAQGFRWELSQVVKVALQATDVTRLPDQLSILSSTCVGFQLTCCIPSTHLTYTASWSPEEGSRASSVDTPGSQCFVLTVQRCPAADTTYTCELQSPGLALLRVPISVTIIQDGDTTCPEDSSAVTWNVTKAGHVAHAPCPANRTGLVERTCGPDGAWEPVRSSCTRTELLALHHRAWLLQAGQGWPAAEVSQILAQLSEQVAVVSSPSDLLALLGTISLLAKVVVDTRIQLPRRALEALLKTTDKVLDMDTSSLWAPAQAQEPSAGSDLLLAVEILARSLCPRDHPFSFSLRNVRLQTQLLGPASPADYRASFSTQPPLQAHIPRRSLAPLGHNGTDISITSLVLQKLDHLLPSNYGQGLGSSLYATPGLVLAISIMAGGQAFNQGEVIMDFGGTDSTSHCVFWDHHLFQGKGGWSDEGCRVQSARANSTSQCICRHLTAFSILMSRNTVPENPTLELLSRVGLGASILALLVCLGVYRLVWRVVVQNKVAYLRHTALLNVVLCLLAADTCFLGAPLLPPGPRSPLCLAAAFLCHFLYLATFFWMLAQALMLAHQLLFVFRQLSKGRVLSLMVVLGYMCPMGFAGAALGLYLPRGQYLGEGACWLNGKGGALYAFVGPVLAIVGVNGLVLAMAVLKLLRPSLSEGPQVKKRHALLGVIKALLVLTPIFGLTWGLGLATLLEEVSIIPHYIFTILNTTQGVFILLFGCLMDKKVREALLERFCRTQSPNSTISLATYESHVPEHRGGRSEDARSPVPTPKLFKQKYREN, via the exons ATGGACTTTCCAGATCAGACCTGGCCACTGGCACTCTCCGGGACCCTGACTCTGCCCcttgcctcagcttcctcttcccCAGGAACTCTCACTGGCCTCAGCCTCACGACAG AGTGTAATGTCGACCACGAAGGCTACAGCCATTGCGCTTGCCTCTCTGGGTACCAGTGGAACGCCAGTGTCTGCTCCCATCACCAAGCCTGCCAGATGCCTCACAACCACAGGCCCTGTGGTTGTCTGGTCTTCAGCCCTGCAGAAGCCGGGTACTGCCAGTTGCTGCCACCTG cccccggAACACTGAGCCCCAACTCCTGGGTGCAGACGCCTGGCTCCACTCTCAATCTGACCCTCGTCAAGAACCATGAAACCACTGACCTGGACTGGTTCCTGCGGCCCCCGGGCAGCCCCACACCCATCCTCCTGCAGCCAGGGACACATGTGTCCCTGACCTCTAGCCCGGGCCAGGCTGTCCTCAGCATCCTCAATGTCTCCCATAAATGGGCAG GTGAGTACACGTGCTGCTTTGAGGCTCAGGGCTTCAGGTGGGAGCTGTCCCAGGTGGTGAAGGTGGCCCTGCAGGCGACAGATGTGACTCGGCTTCCAGACCAGCTCTCCATTCTCTCCTCCACCTGCGTTGGCTTCCAGCTGACCTGCTGCATCCCCAGCACACATCTGACCTACACAGCTTCCTGGAGTCCTGAAGAGGGCAGCAGAG CTTCCTCAGTGGACACGCCAGGCTCCCAGTGCTTTGTGTTGACCGTTCAGCGCTGCCCTGCGGCCGACACCACATACACCTGTGAGCTGCAGAGCCCAGGGCTGGCCCTTCTCAGGGTTCCCATCTCTGTCACCATCATCCAGG ATGGCGACACCACCTGCCCTGAGGACTCCTCAGCTGTCACCTGGAATGTCACCAAGGCTGGCCACGTGGCACACGCCCCGTGTCCGGCGAACAGGACGGGCTTGGTAGAGCGCACCTGTGGGCCTGATGGGGCATGGGAGCCCGTGCGCAGCAGCTGCACACGCACAGAGCTTCTGGCCCTGCATCACAGAGCCTGG CTGCTACAGGCAGGCCAGGGCTGGCCTGCTGCGGAGGTGTCCCAGATCCTGGCACAGCTGTCGGAGCAGGTGGCAGTGGTGAGCTCGCCCTCTGACTTATTGGCGCTGCTGGGCACCATATCATTGCTGGCCAAGGTGGTGGTAGACACAAGAATACAGCTTCCCCGCAGGGCCCTGGAG GCTCTCCTGAAGACCACAGACAAGGTCCTAGACATGGACACCAGCTCTCTGTGGGCCccagcacaggcccaggagcCCTCAGCGGGCTCAGATCTCCTGCTGGCCGTGGAGATCCTGGCACGCAGCCTGTGCCCACGGGATCACCCTTTCTCCTTCAGCTTGCGTAACGTGAGGCTGCAGACCCAGCTCCTTGGACCTGCATCTCCTGCTGACTACAGAGCCTCCTTCTCCACTCAGCCCCCATTGCAGGCACACATTCCCAGACGCTCACTGGCCCCTCTGGGCCATAATGGAACGGACATCAGTATTACTAGCCTGGTACTGCagaaactggaccaccttctgCCCTCAAACTATGGACAAGGGCTGGGGAGCTCCCTCTATGCCACTCCTGGGCTGGTCCTCGCCATCTCCATCATGGCAGGCGGCCAGGCCTTCAACCAAGGGGAAGTTATCATGGATTTCGGGGGCACAGATAGCACTTCCCACTGTGTGTTCTGGGACCACCATCTCTTCCAGGGCAAGGGGGGCTGGTCAGACGAAGGGTGCCGGGTGCAGAGCGCCCGCGCCAACTCGACCTCTCAGTGTATCTGTAGGCACCTCACTGCCTTCTCCATCCTCATGTCCCGAAACACTGTTCCAGAAAACCCCACCCTGGAGCTGCTGAGTCGGGTGGGCCTGGGGGCCTCTATCCTGGCACTACTTGTGTGCCTGGGTGTGTACAGGCTGGTGTGGAGAGTGGTGGTGCAGAACAAAGTTGCCTACTTACGCCACACGGCCCTGCTCAACGTGGTGCTCTGCCTTTTGGCTGCTGACACCTGCTTCCTGGGAGCCCCACTGCTTCCTCCAGGGCCCCGAAGCCCACTCTGCCTGGCTGCCGCCTTCCTCTGTCACTTCCTCTACCTGGCCACCTTTTTCTGGATGCTGGCTCAGGCCCTGATGTTGGCTCACCAGCTGCTCTTCGTCTTCCGTCAGCTGTCCAAGGGCCGAGTGCTCTCCCTGATGGTGGTCCTCGGCTACATGTGCCCAATGGGGTTTGCAGGCGCTGCCCTGGGCCTCTACCTACCCCGAGGGCAatacctgggggagggggcatgcTGGCTGAATGGGAAGGGAGGGGCGCTCTATGCGTTTGTGGGGCCAGTGCTGGCCATCGTGGGTGTGAATGGGCTGGTACTAGCCATGGCTGTGCTGAAGCTCCTGAGACCTTCACTGTCCGAGGGGCCCCAGGTGAAGAAGCGCCATGCCCTTCTGGGGGTGATCAAAGCCCTGCTCGTTCTCACTCCCATCTTCGGCCTCACCTGGGGGCTGGGCCTGGCCACGCTGCTGGAGGAAGTCTCCATAATTCCTCACTACATCTTCACGATTCTCAACACCACCCAG GGTGTCTTCATCTTACTGTTTGGTTGCCTCATGGACAAGAAG GTACGAGAGGCTTTACTTGAACGCTTCTGCCGCACCCAATCCCCCAACTCCACCATCTCCCTG GCTACGTATGAATCCCACGTCCCAGAGCACCGTGGAGGAAGAAGTGAAGACGCCAG gtcacctgtccccacccctaAGCTATTCAAGCAAAAATATCGTGAAAACTAG